From Lolium perenne isolate Kyuss_39 chromosome 5, Kyuss_2.0, whole genome shotgun sequence, a single genomic window includes:
- the LOC139831776 gene encoding uncharacterized protein, giving the protein MATYIRKVALEEFGVSTGSRREVRDTWWWNTNVQKAIKEKKDCFGRLYVDRSADNMEKYKMAKRPAKRVVSEARGQAYEDLYQRLGTKEGEKDIYRMAKFRERKTRDVDQVKCIKDGAD; this is encoded by the coding sequence ATGGCGACCTATATTCGTAAGGTGGCCTTGGAGGAGTTTGGAGTGTCCACGGGAAGTAGACGCGAAGTTAGGGATACCTGGTGGTGGAACACTAATGTCCAAAAGGCTATTAAGGAGAAGAAAGATTGTTTCGGACGCCTGTACGTGGATAGGAGTGCAGACAACATGGAGAAGTACAAGATGGCAAAGAGGCCCGCAAAGCGAGTTGTGAGTGAAGCAAGGGGGCAGGCGTATGAGGACCTCTACCAGCGGTTAGGCACGAAGGAAGGCGAAAAGGACATCTATAGGATGGCCAAGTTCCGAGAGAGGAAGACGAGGGATGTTGACCAAGTCAAATGCATTAAGGACGGAGCAGACTAG